The following is a genomic window from Adhaeribacter radiodurans.
GCCGGCACTGGCAATGACAAAGGTAATCTCATAATCACGTAGTAAATCCAGGGATTCTTCCGAAAACCAAGACGCGTGCCGCGCTTCTAATGCAAACTTAACCTCGGGATAGTGCTGCCGAAGTAAACGGTAAAAACTCTCGGCTGTTGGCCGGTCGTAGCGAAAACTGCCGGCAATCTGAATTAAAATAACTCCCAGGCGCTCTCCCATAAGAACGTACCGGCTCATAAATTTAATTAAGGGCTCCTCGGCGTTCTCGAATTTACGTTTATGGGTAATTTCCTGGTTCAGTTTGGCACAAAACTTAAAGTCAGAAGGTGTTTGGTCCAACCATTTCTGAATGGTTTTTTCCATGGTGAAATGATAAAAACTACTGTTTATTTCGGTGCAGTTAAAATGCTGGGAGAAATAAGGTAAGTAGTCAGCGGATGGAAGATCTTCGGGATAAAACAAACCTTTCCAACGATAACTCCAGCCAGAGGTGCCAATATGTAATTTATCCATTATTCGTATATCTTAGTTAAAATACAATAAATACAACAATACGATAATGGTAAAATAAAAAACGCAGCATG
Proteins encoded in this region:
- a CDS encoding DUF72 domain-containing protein; protein product: MDKLHIGTSGWSYRWKGLFYPEDLPSADYLPYFSQHFNCTEINSSFYHFTMEKTIQKWLDQTPSDFKFCAKLNQEITHKRKFENAEEPLIKFMSRYVLMGERLGVILIQIAGSFRYDRPTAESFYRLLRQHYPEVKFALEARHASWFSEESLDLLRDYEITFVIASAGKRFPSLETTTTETVYLRLHGDERLYSSLYSDEKLERYAYMINDWLLDDKEVWVFFNNTIMGSAITNAKTLQTLLANL